One Deinococcus grandis DNA window includes the following coding sequences:
- the aspS gene encoding aspartate--tRNA(Asn) ligase gives MTTPATQPAQQRLPRTLTRDLSHHDGQTVRLQGFVHARRDLGGVQFLVLRDVSGVTQCVGSGLTLPLAESSVEVTGKVKAHPKAPGGFEVQVEDFRVISAAVEPAPVEIPKMEWNVNPETMLDYRVVTVRGLKERAALKVQAELVAAFRDHLMTEGFTEISTPKIVSAGAEGGANLFPIDYFGHPAYLAQSPQLYKQIMVGVFERVFEVAPVYRAEEHATSRHLNEYLSLDVEMGFIEDEEDVMSLENRLLAAIMTRLKTTAQAEFDLLGAHIPDVPAHIPRITLLDARALVQEKYGHVVGGKDLDPEAERLLCQHYAETAGSDFVFVTKYPRAARPFYAHPDSNADGTPSSEITRGFDLLFRGIEITSGGQRIHDHAMLMESIATYKLKPETLEGYTEVFKYGMPPHGGFAIGAERLTAKLLGISNVRYARAFPRDRHRLTP, from the coding sequence ATGACCACCCCAGCAACCCAACCGGCCCAGCAACGCCTGCCCCGCACCCTCACCCGCGACCTCAGCCACCACGACGGTCAGACCGTGCGCCTCCAGGGCTTCGTGCACGCCCGGCGCGACCTGGGCGGCGTGCAGTTCCTGGTGCTGCGCGACGTGAGCGGCGTCACCCAGTGCGTCGGCAGCGGCCTGACCCTGCCCCTGGCCGAGAGCAGCGTGGAGGTCACCGGGAAGGTCAAGGCCCACCCCAAGGCCCCCGGCGGCTTCGAGGTGCAGGTCGAGGACTTCCGCGTCATCTCGGCGGCCGTGGAGCCCGCCCCGGTCGAGATTCCCAAGATGGAATGGAACGTCAACCCGGAAACCATGCTCGACTACCGCGTCGTCACCGTCCGCGGCCTGAAGGAACGCGCCGCGCTGAAGGTCCAGGCGGAACTCGTCGCCGCGTTCCGCGACCACCTCATGACCGAGGGCTTCACCGAGATCAGCACCCCCAAGATCGTCTCCGCGGGCGCCGAGGGCGGCGCGAACCTGTTCCCCATCGACTACTTCGGGCACCCCGCGTACCTCGCGCAGAGCCCGCAGCTGTACAAGCAGATCATGGTCGGCGTCTTCGAGCGCGTGTTCGAGGTCGCGCCCGTCTACCGCGCCGAGGAACACGCCACCAGCCGCCACCTCAACGAGTACCTGAGCCTGGACGTCGAGATGGGCTTCATCGAGGACGAGGAAGACGTCATGAGCCTCGAAAACCGCCTCCTGGCCGCCATCATGACCCGCCTGAAGACCACCGCGCAGGCCGAGTTCGACCTGCTCGGCGCCCACATCCCCGACGTGCCCGCCCACATCCCCCGCATCACCCTGCTCGACGCCCGCGCGCTCGTGCAGGAGAAGTACGGACACGTGGTCGGCGGCAAGGACCTCGACCCGGAAGCCGAGCGGCTGCTGTGCCAGCACTACGCGGAAACCGCGGGCAGCGACTTCGTGTTCGTCACCAAGTACCCCCGCGCCGCCCGCCCCTTCTACGCCCACCCGGACAGCAACGCCGACGGCACCCCCAGCAGCGAGATCACGCGCGGCTTCGACCTCCTGTTCCGCGGCATTGAGATCACGAGCGGCGGCCAGCGCATCCACGACCACGCCATGCTCATGGAGTCCATCGCCACGTACAAACTCAAACCCGAGACGCTGGAAGGCTACACCGAGGTCTTCAAGTACGGCATGCCCCCCCACGGCGGCTTCGCCATCGGCGCCGAACGCCTCACCGCCAAACTGCTCGGCATCAGCAACGTCCGCTACGCCCGCGCCTTCCCCCGCGACCGCCACCGCCTCACGCCCTGA
- a CDS encoding alpha/beta hydrolase family protein, whose product MTDRARGSNEQALNEEFAQFSVGGQRVYGMLHRPTGEAPAHGWPSVILLHGFTGSRTSDHRLFPLLSRYLAARGVASLRFDFRGSGESHGDFSEMTVTREVEDTLAAFDYVRRQPGLDPQRVMLLGFSMGGLVAAQSATQARPHRLALWAPALPELWLPFLRGGFLPATITDYNGWPLGRDFLQEVTRLRPLDAAATWGGEARVFHGDQDRTCPPEYGVRYAQALHCDAIAIPGAGHTFDNLEQVALLFRETTRFLTGG is encoded by the coding sequence ATGACCGACCGCGCCCGAGGCAGCAACGAACAGGCCCTGAACGAGGAATTCGCGCAGTTCAGCGTCGGCGGGCAGCGCGTGTACGGCATGCTGCACCGCCCAACCGGGGAGGCGCCCGCGCACGGCTGGCCCAGCGTGATCCTCCTGCACGGCTTCACCGGCAGCCGCACCAGCGACCACCGCCTCTTCCCCCTCCTGTCCCGCTACCTCGCCGCGCGGGGCGTCGCCAGCCTCCGCTTCGACTTCCGCGGCAGCGGCGAGAGCCACGGGGACTTCAGCGAGATGACCGTCACCCGCGAGGTCGAGGACACCCTCGCCGCCTTCGACTACGTGCGCCGCCAGCCGGGCCTCGACCCGCAGCGCGTCATGCTCCTCGGCTTCAGCATGGGCGGCCTCGTCGCCGCCCAGAGCGCCACGCAGGCCCGCCCCCACCGCCTCGCCCTGTGGGCCCCCGCCCTCCCGGAGCTGTGGCTGCCGTTCCTGCGCGGCGGCTTCCTCCCCGCCACCATCACGGATTACAACGGCTGGCCGCTGGGCCGCGACTTCCTCCAGGAAGTCACCCGCCTGCGCCCCCTCGACGCCGCCGCCACCTGGGGCGGCGAGGCCCGCGTCTTCCACGGCGACCAGGACAGAACCTGCCCCCCCGAATACGGCGTCCGCTACGCCCAGGCCCTGCACTGCGACGCCATCGCCATCCCCGGCGCCGGGCACACCTTCGACAACCTGGAGCAGGTGGCCCTGCTCTTCCGCGAGACGACGCGGTTCCTCACCGGGGGGTGA
- a CDS encoding spermidine synthase, translating to MKPWVHLGSAPVPGSPDELQLWQRDTEFSIRVRAAPYDLMNSRQHGSEEALAELALTGLGAAAPRVLIGGLGMGFTLAAALRTLPAAAQVTVAELVPEVVTWNHGPLGAVAGHPLRDPRVTVTVADVGEVTRAHPAGFDAILLDVDNGPEGMTRAANDALYGPRGLTTARAALRPGGVLAVWSVEHVPRFTDALTRAGFTTQVHHPRARHGKGGKHTVWTGRKGG from the coding sequence TTGAAACCCTGGGTGCACCTCGGCTCCGCGCCTGTACCCGGTAGCCCCGACGAACTGCAGCTGTGGCAACGGGACACCGAGTTCAGCATCCGCGTGCGCGCCGCGCCGTACGACCTCATGAACTCCCGCCAGCACGGCAGCGAGGAAGCCCTGGCCGAGCTCGCCCTGACCGGCCTGGGGGCCGCCGCGCCGCGCGTGCTGATCGGCGGGCTGGGCATGGGCTTCACCCTCGCCGCCGCGCTGCGCACCCTGCCCGCCGCGGCGCAGGTGACCGTGGCGGAACTCGTGCCGGAGGTCGTCACCTGGAATCACGGTCCGCTCGGCGCGGTCGCCGGGCACCCTCTGCGCGACCCGCGCGTGACCGTCACCGTCGCCGACGTGGGCGAGGTCACGCGCGCCCACCCCGCCGGATTCGACGCGATCCTGCTGGACGTGGACAACGGCCCCGAGGGCATGACCCGCGCCGCGAACGACGCCCTGTACGGCCCGCGCGGCCTCACCACCGCCCGCGCCGCCCTGCGCCCCGGCGGGGTGCTCGCCGTGTGGAGCGTCGAACACGTCCCCCGCTTCACCGACGCCCTGACCCGCGCCGGATTCACCACCCAGGTTCACCACCCCCGCGCCCGCCACGGCAAAGGTGGCAAACACACCGTCTGGACGGGGCGGAAGGGCGGGTAA
- a CDS encoding chromate transporter, protein MTAEPLDILLTFARLGLVSFGGANLPEIERVLVDQKGWITPQLLANGFALGQVMPGPNMLAMTHYGFAAGGWLGAFAATLGFYGPTALLSAAAMTAWQRLSRWRWLPSLRSALLPFGAGVLLAGVLVLARGSIHSWTGALIATASFALLWRTRVNAALIVVGAAVLGAVLGL, encoded by the coding sequence GTGACCGCCGAACCGCTGGACATCCTGCTCACGTTCGCGCGGCTGGGCCTCGTGAGTTTCGGCGGCGCGAACCTCCCCGAGATCGAGCGCGTACTGGTCGACCAGAAGGGCTGGATCACGCCGCAGCTCCTCGCGAACGGCTTCGCGCTGGGGCAGGTCATGCCCGGACCGAACATGCTCGCCATGACTCACTACGGCTTCGCGGCGGGCGGCTGGCTGGGCGCGTTCGCCGCCACGCTGGGCTTCTACGGCCCCACCGCGCTGCTGAGTGCCGCCGCGATGACCGCGTGGCAACGCCTCAGCCGCTGGCGCTGGCTGCCCTCCCTGCGGAGCGCGCTGCTGCCCTTCGGCGCGGGCGTGCTGCTGGCAGGCGTGCTGGTGCTCGCACGCGGCAGCATCCACAGCTGGACCGGGGCGCTGATCGCCACCGCCTCGTTCGCACTGCTGTGGCGCACACGCGTCAACGCCGCGCTGATCGTCGTCGGGGCCGCCGTGCTGGGCGCCGTCCTCGGCCTGTAA
- a CDS encoding chromate transporter has translation MSAPTTPAASAAPATPTLPPTPAGLLRLFVGVALVGIGGGLPAHTRRALTTRGWMTDAEFAEAYTLAQLTPGPNAVNLAAMIGARLLGGPGAALSVVGILTPGLIAMLTVTAITLGLPGGLPPTVQSALRGAACAALGVMLTAALPVLKVTAGIRFGPTLAVITFLLLAVLRADLLLVLAGTVIVGLILHRPRSGE, from the coding sequence ATGAGCGCGCCCACCACCCCGGCCGCCAGCGCCGCGCCCGCCACCCCCACCCTGCCCCCCACGCCCGCCGGGCTGCTGCGGCTGTTCGTGGGCGTCGCGCTGGTCGGCATCGGCGGCGGCCTCCCCGCCCACACCCGCCGCGCCCTGACCACCCGCGGCTGGATGACCGACGCCGAATTCGCTGAGGCCTACACCCTCGCGCAGCTGACGCCCGGCCCGAACGCCGTGAACCTCGCCGCGATGATCGGCGCGCGCCTGCTGGGCGGCCCCGGCGCGGCGCTCTCGGTCGTGGGCATCCTCACGCCCGGACTGATCGCCATGCTGACCGTCACCGCGATTACCCTCGGCCTCCCTGGCGGCCTGCCCCCCACGGTGCAGAGTGCCCTGCGTGGCGCGGCGTGCGCGGCGCTGGGCGTCATGCTGACCGCCGCGCTGCCGGTCCTGAAGGTCACGGCGGGCATCCGCTTCGGCCCCACCCTGGCCGTGATCACCTTCCTGCTGCTCGCCGTGCTGCGCGCCGACCTGCTGCTCGTGCTGGCAGGCACCGTGATCGTCGGCCTGATCCTCCACCGCCCCAGGAGCGGCGAGTGA
- a CDS encoding thioredoxin domain-containing protein — protein sequence MNRLGINRLGQESSPYLRQHADNPVAWWPWGEDAFREARERDVPVLLSVGYSTCHWCHVMAHESFEDAATAEYMNAHFVNVKVDREERPDVDAVYMAATQALTGQGGWPMTVFLTPGGAPFYAGTYFPPRDGHGLPSFTRVMASVERAWREERPKLLGNAEALTEHVREASRPRVAEGEVDAGLLERAVGNLRRVFDEALGGFGGAPKFPAPTTLDFLLTQPTGRLMALHTLRRMLAGGLHDQLGGGFHRYSVDEAWRVPHFEKMLYDNAQLTRTLLRAYQLSGDPAFAGAARGTLEYLRREMLSPDGGFSSAQDADTGGVEGLTFTWTPAEVRDVLGDADGELLCRHLGIADPGNFLDPHRPEVGRRSVPFVALPVPDLALDLRQTESEVAAHLDALKARLLAARAQRPQPGTDDKVLTSWNGLALAAFADAARILREPEYLEVARRNAAFIENRLALPDGTLRHTWGGGQARVEGLMEDHALYALGLVALFQAGGDLTHLHRARALWEVVRRDFWNEDAGVFMASGGRAETLLARQAPGFDSAVLSENAAGALLALWMHSHFADDEAEGMARRTVNAFRSDMLAAAGGFGGLWQAAAFLHAPHTEVAIIGTPDERAPLEEVAAGVFLPFAALAFTEAGGDLPVLQDRPGDGRGYVCLHHTCDLPTTEPRVFRAQLDRVAGGGR from the coding sequence ATGAACCGTCTGGGCATCAATCGTCTGGGTCAGGAGAGCAGCCCGTACCTTCGTCAGCATGCGGACAACCCGGTGGCGTGGTGGCCGTGGGGCGAGGACGCGTTCCGTGAGGCGCGCGAGCGGGACGTGCCGGTGCTGCTGTCGGTGGGGTACTCGACGTGCCACTGGTGTCATGTGATGGCGCACGAGAGTTTCGAGGACGCGGCGACGGCGGAATACATGAACGCGCACTTCGTGAACGTGAAGGTGGACCGCGAGGAACGGCCGGACGTGGACGCGGTGTACATGGCGGCCACGCAGGCCCTGACCGGGCAGGGCGGCTGGCCGATGACGGTGTTCCTGACGCCCGGCGGCGCGCCGTTCTACGCCGGGACGTACTTCCCCCCGCGCGACGGGCACGGCCTGCCGAGTTTCACGCGGGTGATGGCCAGCGTGGAGCGGGCGTGGCGTGAGGAGCGCCCGAAGCTGCTGGGGAACGCCGAGGCGCTGACCGAGCATGTCCGCGAGGCCAGCCGTCCGCGCGTGGCGGAGGGTGAGGTGGACGCCGGGCTGCTGGAGCGCGCAGTGGGGAACCTGCGGCGGGTGTTCGACGAGGCGCTGGGCGGCTTCGGCGGCGCGCCGAAGTTCCCCGCCCCGACGACGCTGGATTTCCTGCTGACGCAGCCCACGGGCCGGCTGATGGCGCTGCACACGCTGCGGCGGATGCTGGCGGGCGGCCTTCACGACCAGCTGGGCGGCGGCTTTCACCGCTACAGCGTGGACGAGGCGTGGCGGGTGCCGCACTTCGAGAAGATGCTGTACGACAATGCGCAGCTGACCCGCACGCTGCTGCGCGCCTACCAGCTCAGCGGGGATCCGGCGTTCGCGGGGGCGGCGCGCGGGACGCTGGAGTACCTGCGGCGCGAGATGCTCTCCCCGGACGGCGGGTTTTCCTCCGCGCAGGACGCGGACACGGGGGGCGTGGAGGGCCTGACGTTCACCTGGACGCCCGCCGAGGTCCGGGACGTGCTGGGCGACGCGGACGGCGAGCTGCTGTGCCGTCACCTGGGCATCGCGGACCCCGGCAACTTCCTCGACCCGCACCGGCCCGAGGTGGGGCGCCGCAGCGTGCCGTTCGTGGCGCTGCCCGTCCCGGATCTGGCGCTGGACCTCCGGCAGACCGAAAGCGAGGTCGCGGCGCATCTGGACGCCCTGAAGGCCCGCCTCCTCGCGGCCCGCGCGCAGAGGCCGCAGCCGGGCACGGACGACAAGGTCCTCACGTCGTGGAACGGGCTGGCCCTCGCGGCGTTCGCGGACGCCGCCCGCATCCTCCGCGAGCCCGAGTATCTGGAGGTCGCGCGCCGGAACGCGGCGTTCATCGAGAATCGCCTCGCCCTGCCGGACGGCACGCTGCGGCACACCTGGGGCGGCGGGCAGGCGCGCGTGGAGGGCCTGATGGAGGACCACGCGCTGTACGCCCTGGGCCTCGTGGCGCTGTTCCAGGCGGGCGGCGACCTGACGCACCTGCACCGCGCGCGGGCGCTGTGGGAAGTCGTGCGCCGCGACTTCTGGAACGAGGACGCGGGCGTGTTCATGGCGTCCGGAGGCCGCGCCGAGACCCTCCTGGCGCGGCAGGCTCCGGGTTTCGACAGCGCCGTCCTGTCCGAGAACGCGGCGGGCGCGCTGCTGGCCCTGTGGATGCACAGCCACTTCGCGGACGACGAAGCGGAGGGCATGGCGCGCCGCACCGTGAACGCCTTCCGGAGCGACATGCTGGCCGCCGCGGGCGGCTTCGGTGGGCTGTGGCAGGCCGCCGCGTTCCTCCACGCCCCCCACACCGAGGTCGCCATCATCGGGACGCCCGACGAACGCGCTCCGCTGGAGGAGGTCGCGGCGGGCGTGTTCCTCCCCTTCGCCGCGCTGGCCTTCACGGAGGCGGGTGGTGACCTGCCCGTCCTTCAGGACCGCCCCGGTGACGGGCGCGGGTACGTGTGCCTGCACCACACCTGCGACCTGCCCACCACCGAACCCAGGGTGTTCCGCGCGCAGCTGGACCGGGTGGCCGGTGGGGGCCGGTAG
- a CDS encoding transglutaminase-like domain-containing protein, whose amino-acid sequence MAQPDAAPDPTHPTPGFERPVFIRAGFQLTFDVPYPTPMLFVVQPRDRLEPTGTRQRLLAQRPLGAAQGIHTYTDTHGNTVWRTVAQPGTFTIGHDLIAETTRNPDPAHPDLPKTPVEGLPDETITYLLPSRYVDSDLVSADAWERFGHIQGGWAQVQAISDYLNDTCTYGYGSTSATTAFQALGSGRAVCRDFAHMGVAFCRALNIPARYVCGYLPDIDITPDPVPMDFHAWFEAFIDGQWRTFDARHNRPRAGRILIAQGRDASDVAFTTSFGSARLTHMKVWADETTPDMTLDTPPNPRIF is encoded by the coding sequence ATGGCTCAGCCCGACGCTGCCCCCGACCCCACCCACCCCACCCCCGGCTTCGAGCGACCGGTCTTCATCCGCGCGGGCTTCCAGCTGACCTTCGACGTGCCCTACCCCACCCCCATGCTGTTCGTCGTGCAGCCCCGCGACCGGCTGGAACCCACCGGCACCCGCCAGCGTCTCCTCGCCCAGCGGCCCCTGGGCGCCGCGCAGGGCATCCACACGTACACCGACACGCACGGCAACACCGTCTGGCGCACCGTCGCGCAGCCCGGCACGTTCACCATCGGGCACGACCTGATCGCCGAGACCACCCGCAACCCCGACCCCGCCCACCCCGACCTGCCCAAGACACCCGTCGAGGGCCTGCCCGACGAGACCATCACGTACCTGCTCCCCAGCCGCTACGTGGACAGCGACCTCGTGAGCGCCGACGCCTGGGAACGCTTCGGGCACATCCAGGGCGGCTGGGCGCAGGTGCAGGCCATCAGCGACTACCTGAACGACACCTGCACGTACGGCTACGGCTCCACCAGCGCCACCACCGCCTTCCAGGCGCTCGGCAGCGGCCGCGCCGTGTGCCGCGACTTCGCGCACATGGGCGTCGCGTTCTGCCGCGCTCTGAACATCCCCGCCCGGTACGTGTGCGGGTACCTGCCCGACATCGACATCACGCCCGACCCGGTCCCCATGGACTTCCACGCGTGGTTCGAGGCGTTCATCGACGGGCAGTGGCGCACCTTCGACGCCCGCCACAACCGCCCCCGCGCGGGCCGCATCCTGATCGCGCAGGGCCGCGACGCCTCAGACGTGGCCTTCACGACCTCGTTCGGCAGCGCCCGCCTGACCCACATGAAAGTCTGGGCCGACGAAACAACCCCCGACATGACCCTGGACACGCCCCCCAACCCCCGTATCTTCTGA
- a CDS encoding arginine--tRNA ligase, which produces MDLKARLKTAVEAAAAQMGAPLDAAIQETPANKPGDYGTPAAFQIAKALGQNPAQVAQTLAQTVQLPDGIERVEAAGPFLNFFVDVGGFVRGVVQTPLNLPAQEGKVVIEHTSVNPNKELHVGHLRNVVLGDSMARIFRAAGYEVEVQNYIDDTGRQAAESLFAMDHYGREWNGEQKYDHWLGEGYVQLNADPAKADMETGIREVMHKLEEGLLRPLVEQTVKAQLETCFRIGATYDLLVWESDVVGSGFLNRAMDILEGSRYTSHPTEGKFAGAFIMDVSEFMPGLEESNVVLRRSDGTAMYVAKDIGFQFWKFGLFEGMTFKPFMTDPAGNTIWTSDPTGDSAQAARFGHAHEVINVIDSRQKHPQMLVRSSLGVAGETEKEARSIHLSYEFVNLNGQTISGRKGITLAVDSALEQAAARGFAELSAKNPDLATRDDAQEIARRIGVGALRFAMLRNEPSRAFDFDLEKASSLQGDTAPYIQYAAVRAANILRKAQDAGHPVDGTGAAWDALPDVDLILAKQVAKLPEVVEQAVRAHSPHGVAQYALDLATSFNAWYNAKDKQGKPATNVLASPEGLREARLALVARVRTAFEDTLGLIGIEIPPAM; this is translated from the coding sequence ATGGACCTGAAGGCTCGACTCAAGACCGCCGTGGAGGCCGCCGCCGCACAGATGGGCGCCCCGCTGGACGCCGCCATCCAGGAGACGCCCGCGAACAAACCCGGCGATTACGGCACGCCCGCCGCGTTCCAGATCGCCAAGGCACTGGGACAGAACCCCGCGCAGGTCGCGCAGACGCTCGCGCAGACCGTGCAGCTGCCCGACGGCATCGAGCGCGTGGAGGCCGCCGGGCCGTTCCTGAACTTCTTCGTGGACGTCGGCGGCTTCGTGCGCGGCGTCGTGCAGACGCCCCTGAACCTCCCCGCGCAGGAGGGCAAGGTCGTCATCGAGCACACCAGCGTGAACCCCAACAAGGAACTCCACGTGGGGCACCTGCGCAACGTCGTCCTCGGGGACAGCATGGCGCGCATCTTCCGCGCCGCCGGGTACGAGGTCGAGGTGCAGAACTATATCGACGACACCGGCCGTCAGGCCGCCGAGAGCCTGTTCGCCATGGACCACTACGGCCGCGAGTGGAACGGCGAGCAGAAGTACGACCACTGGCTGGGCGAGGGCTACGTGCAGCTGAACGCCGACCCCGCCAAGGCCGACATGGAAACCGGCATCCGCGAGGTCATGCACAAACTCGAAGAAGGCCTGCTGCGTCCCCTGGTCGAGCAGACCGTGAAGGCCCAGCTGGAAACCTGCTTCCGCATCGGCGCCACGTACGACCTGCTCGTGTGGGAGTCCGACGTGGTCGGCAGCGGCTTCCTGAACCGCGCCATGGACATCCTCGAAGGCAGCCGGTACACCTCGCACCCCACGGAAGGGAAGTTCGCGGGCGCGTTCATCATGGACGTCAGCGAGTTCATGCCCGGCCTGGAGGAATCCAACGTCGTGCTGCGCCGCAGCGACGGCACCGCCATGTACGTCGCGAAGGACATCGGCTTCCAGTTCTGGAAGTTCGGGCTGTTCGAGGGCATGACCTTCAAACCCTTCATGACCGACCCCGCCGGGAACACCATCTGGACCAGCGACCCGACCGGCGACAGCGCCCAGGCGGCCCGCTTCGGGCACGCGCACGAGGTCATCAACGTCATCGACTCCCGCCAGAAGCACCCCCAGATGCTCGTGCGCAGCAGCCTGGGCGTCGCCGGGGAAACCGAGAAGGAAGCGCGCAGCATCCACCTCAGCTACGAGTTCGTGAACCTGAACGGGCAGACCATCAGCGGCCGCAAGGGCATCACCCTGGCCGTGGACAGCGCGCTGGAACAGGCCGCCGCGCGCGGTTTTGCGGAACTCAGCGCGAAGAACCCCGACCTCGCCACGCGGGACGACGCGCAGGAAATCGCCCGCCGCATCGGCGTGGGCGCGCTGCGCTTCGCCATGCTCCGCAACGAACCCAGCCGCGCCTTCGACTTCGACCTCGAAAAAGCCAGCAGCCTCCAGGGCGACACCGCGCCTTACATCCAGTACGCCGCCGTGCGCGCCGCGAACATCCTCCGCAAGGCCCAGGACGCCGGGCACCCCGTGGACGGCACCGGCGCCGCCTGGGACGCCCTGCCCGACGTGGACCTGATCCTCGCCAAGCAGGTCGCCAAACTCCCCGAAGTCGTCGAACAGGCCGTCCGCGCGCACTCCCCGCACGGCGTCGCCCAGTACGCGCTGGACCTCGCCACGTCCTTCAACGCCTGGTACAACGCCAAGGACAAGCAGGGCAAACCCGCCACGAACGTCCTCGCCAGCCCCGAAGGCCTGCGCGAAGCCCGCCTGGCCCTGGTCGCCCGCGTCCGCACCGCGTTCGAGGACACCCTCGGCCTGATCGGCATCGAGATTCCCCCCGCGATGTGA